CGCCGACGCCGTCCTCGTCTTCACCTCCGGGAAACCCCGGGGAGGGACCGCCCTGACCCTGCGCGCCGCCGGCGAGACGGGCAAGCCCCGGCTCCTGGTCGACCTCCGGAAGCTCGACCCCGAAGCGGCGGCCGGGACCGTCCGCGCCTGGCTGCGGCGGACCGGACCCCGCGTCCTCAACGTGGCCGGGCCCCGGGAATCGAAGGCCCCGGGAATCGCGGGGGAAGTCCTGAACGTGCTCCTGCTGGCGCTGCGTCCCTGAAAGCCGGGCTTCAGCGCCCTTTCCCCTCCCCGGCCCGGCGGCGGGCCGCGCGCAGGAACCGGTATTGCAGGCAGATACCGGCCCCGAAGACGGCGACGCCCAGGAAATAAGGCGCCCGCAGGCCCAGC
This portion of the bacterium genome encodes:
- a CDS encoding putative molybdenum carrier protein; protein product: MKTGDCGPGARARRGLKIVTGGQTGADRGALDAARALGLDWGGAIPAGRRTEVGPLPEEYDRMTELSSSSYRERTLANVRDADAVLVFTSGKPRGGTALTLRAAGETGKPRLLVDLRKLDPEAAAGTVRAWLRRTGPRVLNVAGPRESKAPGIAGEVLNVLLLALRP